GTTCAGATGACAGATCTCAACAGGATGATTGTCTTCCGACCAGGCTACCACCATGCCCTGAACCTCGAGGCGCATAACCACGAGCTGCTGTTCGAGGGTGACCTGCAGAGGATGGGATCCAAGGGAGTCAGATGGGTCGACACCCATGCGCTGCTGTTTGACCACTACCTGATCCTGGCTAAGACTGTGACGCCTAAGGATGGCAAGGGGGAGAAGAAGTATGATGTGAACAAGGAGGTGTGTATTATCCTGGCTTATCTGACGAGCATTGTAACTAACCGATGGCAGCCTATCTCAAtggccttcctcttcctcgagagCAGAAACGACGAGCCCgtccagaagcagaagggTATCACTGCTCCTCTGGGCAGAACCACGGCTGCCACTGCTTCCGGCACCCAACTGAACAAGGTGGCAACCAATTCAGGCAGACCTGGCCTGGAGCACGCGGCTACCAGCTCTTCGATAGGCTCTGGGCTTACACCAACTGGGTCCAACGACATGGAGGGTAAGATCCTGTATCCCTTCAGGATCAAGCATCTGGGCCACGAAGTGTACACTCTCTACGCGACCTCAGCCAAGGATCGAAGCGACTGGTGTGACAAGatcatcgaggccaagacaaCGTACGCCAAGGGTCAATTTTCTCAGAACGCCGAACCCTTCCGACTTCGCGTTCTCGCCGATGCCGCTTTCCACTACGACAACACCTCGATGTGGGCCAAGACCCCGGTGGTCCCCCAGATCAAGGGCACACCCCTTGACCGGTCCATCCAGGAGCTGGAGAGTGTGCTGGGGCCGGCTCAAGGTGTTGCCCCTGTCTGCCGTGCTCAGGTCAACTGTGCCACCGGCTTCACTGCCTTTGGCAAGTCTGTGATTGCCATTGGAACCGACTATGGTATCTTCATCTCGGAGCCGTCGAATCCTCGCGGATGGTTGAGGGTGAGttcctttttttccttgttTACGGTTCATGACTGACAAGATACTGTAGACTGTCCAAGCAACCCGTGTCACGCAAATTGCGGTTCTCGAAGAGTTCTCAGTCTGCGTGCTCATCGCTGATAAGAACCTCATTTCTTATCCCTTGGACGCAGTAGCCCCCGTCAACGAGTTCTCGGCACCTGTTATCTCCGACAACCCCAGAAGAGCACCACAGAGACTGGCTAAGGATGTGACATATTTTGCCACAGCCAAGATGAAGGACCGAATGCTTCTCTTCTACAAGCGCAAGGAGGGCTTGCACACTTCGTTCAAGGTGTTGGAGCCCATCTTCCAGAAGTCGACCGAGAAGAAGTCCCGACTATTTGGCGGACGCAGAACTGGCGGAGGAACCACCGAGACCTTCCGCGAGTTTGACGAATTCTTCTTCCCTACCGAGTGCTACTCCCTCAGCTTGTTCCAGACATATATCGCCGTGGCGACTGCCAAGGGAGTTGAGATGCTCACGCTGGATAAGAAGCAGCCCATGTCGATCCCTGATCTCAAGGAACCGGCCATCGCCAACATTGCTGCCCGAATTCGAGACCAGCGACCTCTGGGAATGTTCAGACTCAACGAGAACGAGTTCATCCTGACGTACGAGGACTGTGCCGTGTATGTGGACAAGCACGGAGAGGTGAGCCGAACACTCATCATGGAGTACTCGGGCAAGCGAGGCAAGGCTCGAGGAGCGACAATGTACGGCTCGTACCTGATTATCTTCAACGATGACTACGTCGAGGTGCGAAACGCGGAGAACGGACGAGTACGACAGATCATTGCCGGCCGTGGGGTCCGAGTCCTGGACCTCGGAGTTCGTGGGCCCACGGGCCAAAGCACGCTCAACCCGCAGAGCAACGGCTACATGCAGTCCTCCAGCGGCAGCGAAGGATCCAAGGGCACTGTCAAGATTTCCATGTGCCACCCGGAGCTTCCGGGCCGACAGATCATCCTGGAGATGCTCCTTAATGACGGACACACGGAGAAGTAGGGTGTGAGGTGACGATGACTATCATGACGATGAGACGAGATGAACATGATGGGACTTGGAATGCCACCAAGCTGATATGGTGTTTATTTATAACACATTTTGGAGGAAGATGGTGCTTCTTTATTCATGTACATATTATTCATGATATTTCGCTTCTCTTTTTCACGGACCACCAGGCTTTGACAAGCCAGGGGCCCTTGGGGTTGGATGTTATGACGGGGGCCAAGTTTTGTATGCATGGCGTTTATGGATGGTATGTGTGTCGGTGTCGTATGAATGCTATCTATCATGAATGATACCTGCAGAGGAAGATTAGAGAGAAGATTCTGTGTTGGACGATGAGAAGATGACTATATATCATGACGAGTATTGCATTGCAGGTGCATGTGGGTATATCTTGCATTGGTTTCTTTATTTGCTGGAGCCCCGAACCCAACATGTAATAGCTATCCTCTAATTCTGTAACAAGGGAAAAACAGACAATTCATCTCATCCCTAGGGTTGCCCCTGTAGAGGGCAAACCCAAAAACCCCTCCTTTTGCAGCAACGACATGGTGATTAAACGCATGCCTCGGCGCAGCTCTTGTCCAAACGCATTGAAGCGACTCGTCCCGTTCCCGATTCCAGGCGAGGGGTTGTATGAGTTGTGTGTGGCGGATGTGGTTTCTATCAAGTGTAAGGGTGTGATTTAAcccttcatctccttgacggTCTCCTTGGCATCGGCCTTGATGTCCTCAATGGCGCCCTTGAGGCCAGCCTTCTTGTCGGACTCGTACTTTGCGATTCGGGTGATCTGGACGAGGCCGACCATTCCGAGGAAgaagttgacggcggcgaggCTGGGTGTGTGTTAGTTGGGGGGACAGGAACAGAGGAACAGGGTGTGTCCTACAGGTAgttcttgggcttgatgatgaggcACCAACGAGTCCAGATGATGCCGGTGCAGGTCAGGGCAAGGTTCTGGGTGAAGGAGAGCTTCTCGGCGGGACGAGCAAAGTCGGAGATGCCGGCGAGGACGAGAGCCCACTGCAACGGATAGAGTCAGTAATCGTGTATATAGTCGAGTAGATAGATGGTCAACGAACCTTCATGACGGGGGCCCTGGATAACACGTTAGTATATCATGGTCACACAGACGCATGGTCACTCACCAGAAGTGCACAGTCTTGAAGCCGACCTCGCTCTCCCACATGCGATTGAACCacgactgctgctgctgctgggcgcCATCGGTGCTCTGCCACCGGCGACCGCTGCCCTGGTTAAAGTTCTGGCGGAAGTTCTGGCGAAAGGCCTGTCGGGCGGGCGCACCGCcaaaggtggtggtggtctgTCGGAAGAGGGGGCGCGAGGCGCGGAAGATGGTGGTTGAGGACATGGTCTTTGTAGGGATGCTGCGGTTGAGGGTTTGCGATATCAGCTATCGGAACGGgggaaaaaaggaaaaaataaaagagtcAGTAGCTATTGGCGCggagagagaaagagccAATCAACTATGACGCAATTGAAGATGGATACAGTAAAAGGGGATAGGAACTGGGTGACTCAcagctgctgcttcttcttcttcttcttgatgagggaGAGAAAGTCGCGGGTCTTCGGGCGAGAAGCTTGACGAGAAGAGAGACGTTGGGGCCAAAGGGTCGGTCGCTGTCGTCCCGAGACACTTTGGGGCGCACCTTCCTCTCTCTAGCTGCGCAAACCGGCGGGTGAGAGCCCCAGAAAACGGAAGGCGGAACCCGGAGTTACGGTGTCCCCGGTGAAAAAAACGGTACGTAACTCATTCACCGCGGGGAAGGTCACAGCGGCACCGGAGCTCTGGCTGTGCACAAGTCGACTTATGCACATGGCCCATTTTATGCAAACATTCCCGCCCGTCACTTTATTCCGCCCGAAGAGCCTCATCCGCCATCCTTGCCAACCACAAGCCCGCAATTACCTAGCAGTCAAGCTCGTCCGTTCCTCCGCAGCTTCACCCGACAACcacacgacgacgacaacgacgccCGCCATGACCGCCGCAAAGTACGCCTTCACAAAGTCCCTCCGCGAGGTGcgcttcctcttctgccaGACCTCGGAGCAGAGCGCGGCTGTTCGGTACGTTGGAATCAACTCTCTCGAATCCACCGGATGAACGACAGCCCACGCGACAATTGGGTCAATTGGATCGATACGACCGTGGATAGCACCGGGAAACACGCAGATGTATACACAATGGACGAGAATCATGGGGCTGACCTCACACGCGCAGGTCATTCATCACCCGGGCCTACCCTACCATGAAGCGAAGCAACCCCAAcatccccatcctcatccgcgAGGCCGCCGGCACCCAGCCCAAGGTCTACGCCCGATACGGTGCGTATGGGACAACCGCCAGACCAAAAACCCTTGCTGACTTCTGCAGAGCGAGGCACCGAAAAGTCCAAGGTCCTCGAGGGCCTGTCggacaaggagattgaggacGCCGTCTCGGGACTGGTTCAGCCTACGCAATAAGAGATGGGCAGAGGGCAAGACATGCGAGGACAACGAAGCGCGCTTTACGACGGTTAAATGTACATATGGGTGAAAATAAACATGCAACAAGAGCATTGTACCACTACCAACATACCTTACTGTTCCAGCGACATAACCGTCAACTGATGTCAACATTCATTTCATCATGACGCTAAATCCCAGTCAATGGCATGGTCAGGTGTCTTCTTAACTCTAGCACATGTCACGCCATCATTCACCAGTCAAACTGAACTGTGCCAAAATGTTCAATTAACAGTGATGTAAATATCCCCATTACCAGTAAAGTAATGCAAATATCGCAGATAACCTCCCCCGTGGACAATCCAAAGTTGTCCACATCTAATACAAGTCCAGTTTGTCCATCATCAAAAGTATCCGTATCCCTCCCCTGCTTCTCTCAACATCAGCAATCCCTTGACCACCACCCCTAGCTCCGTCACGAGGAGGAACACCAAGAACCAATTCATCTGCCTCGCCAGGTCCCCACATCCTCCTGTCCGTGCCCTTCTCTCCCTGTTCATCGTCTCACCagttagtcttttttttgaGGTGACCCATGTCCAGAGCCGCACTCCTCCCCCGTCGAcgtcgccttcttctttgcaCTCCACACTGATGGCGTCTGCGGCTTTGAAGGAGCCCGGTCGCGAGGTCCCGGCAAGGATGGCCAGTCGTCGTTGACCACTAGCTCCCGCTTCTTGTCTTTGGCCCTTTTTCCATCTGGGGTCTGTGGCGttggctgcttcttctcctgttTGGTTCCGGCCTTGTCGTCCACCTTTGCCCCTGAGGTGACGGCCCTGTCTTTTCCCTTTCCcgccttcttgcccttggctgcCGCCTTCTTGCCCTCTCCATGTGCTCCAGTCTCGTTGCTGCGGTTCTCCTTCTTAGTACCCTCAGAGAGCGCTCGGTGGTGCTGGAGAGCAAGGTCGCTCGCTCCACGTGGGAATGCTTGGTGGTTGTCGGCACCTATCTCTGAAGACTTCTCACCTTCACCCCGAGGTCCAGATGAGTTTTCCTGAGACTTGATGCTCAAATCCTTGAGAGGACTCGACTTGTTAGAACCCGCTTTTCCGTCACCCGTCGGCCTCGATGGTGAGACAAACTCCTGCGCCTTGGGGTTGAGTCGGCTTTTTGCGCCAGTCTTGGCCCCGTTCACCAATGACGAGGTGCCGTTTGGAGCCGCGAACTGGGGACTTTCAAAGACGAAGTCAGATGATGGTGGGGAAGCCTGGTTGTTAATGTGTTGCTCGGTGAGTGTAGGTTGAGGCATGATAGCACGCGGTCGGCGTTGTTTCCCAATTCGAAGAGATCCTCCTCTGCCCTCTCTGAATCCCTTGCGGCCACGCACAGCTTCCTCTGGAGAGTCAGACTCATCAAATGTCCAAGGTGATGGCGCTTGGTTATCTTGTGCGGAGCCCATGTTGGAATCGCACTTCTTAGTTCGCTTCGTCGAGCCAGGGCTGAACGATTGGCTTCCATCATCGTGATTCCTCTTGCCTGAAGAGGGTGAGCCGGACGCTTGACCTCCAAAGTGTGTGGATGGGTCTGGCATAGTCATGGGCTGCGTTAGTTCGGCTGTGACATATGGATCTTGGAAACCAGTCCATGTTTGAGGAAGAGGTGGCCTTGACGTGTTGATCTGGGAATCACCGTTTtgctttcccttcttcttcctctttgacTTCTTCAACTTTCCCTTGCTCTGAGTTTCTGTCGATGGATCTGGTTTGTTGTCCGATTCGAAGGTGCCCATAGATGCCTCCCGCCCAGGCTCCTGAATTTCGGCAACTCGACTAGATTTGGGGTGTCTTcctttggtgatgatggcctcctcgacgcTGAATACTTCTGCTTGAGGTTGCGGTTGGATGACGGGTTCGCTGAGCCGTCCATTGGAGGCTGCTTCACTTCCTACTGCTTGGTTCGAAGGGGTTGTAGGACGGTCTGCTTTCTCGGCGCACGAGGTAATTCCGTCAGGGACCTTCTCAGGGGACGGCTCGTATTCACTGCCAGTCTCGGGAGTGTACGTCTTGGGCTGAGTCGGCGAAGACATCTCGAATCCATTTGGCATGTTAGCCTCAAGTCTGTCGCACTGCGGGACACGCAAAGCACCATCCTTTGGGACAGGGCTGTGGTTCTTGGTTGGTGAGGTGGGCTTGGATTTGCGTGGGTTAAGGGGCATCGAGATTTTGGCCCATGCTTGTCGTCTTTCCTTGATCTGGTCTTCCGTAAAGATGCTTGGCACGCGAGCATGGTTGGTTGGGCCGCTCTCTTCTGGTTCCAGAGGGTGTTTGGGTTGGATTGTAGTTTCCGCTCCTGCTTGAGTTTCGCTCTCAGTTCCAACCTTTGTGTCTTCACAAGGCTGTTCATCGATGCCTCCGGTCATGGCTTCAGCGGGCGCCTGAGGAGGTGTGTGGACAGTCAGGTGAGCTTGGGCAGACTTTGGGGGAGTGTTGGGCAAAGAAACCCTAGCCTTCACCCCAGTAATCTTGCTTCTGTTGCTCTGGGGACTTCTGAATCCATCTTGTTCAATGTCTTGAGTCTCATCCAGCGCTTCCTCAGATGGTGGCTTCGATTGCAGAGTCTCGGCAGGGGATCCAGtgtcctcctcaaggccagcGGTAGGGGAGCCAACGAGGGGGGCAGTCTCGAAAGGCGCTGAGATTGGAATCTgctcttggtgatggaaTCTCTGTGATTGAGTTGCTGGCTGTGTGCCAGTGTGTGGTTGCTCGAGGAAAGGGGGCCTGATAAATCCCGATGGGCCTCGGGCAAACTGCGCGTCATGGAGAAAGAAGGGTGGAGGCACAAACTCCTGGCCCATCATCTGCATATTACCAGCAACAGAATAGATCGGTCCAGACATCGCATGAGAAGCAGGAAGGGCTCTGGGAT
The window above is part of the Fusarium falciforme chromosome 3, complete sequence genome. Proteins encoded here:
- a CDS encoding Mitochondrial pyruvate carrier, translating into MSSTTIFRASRPLFRQTTTTFGGAPARQAFRQNFRQNFNQGSGRRWQSTDGAQQQQQSWFNRMWESEVGFKTVHFWAPVMKWALVLAGISDFARPAEKLSFTQNLALTCTGIIWTRWCLIIKPKNYLLAAVNFFLGMVGLVQITRIAKYESDKKAGLKGAIEDIKADAKETVKEMKG
- a CDS encoding NADH-ubiquinone oxidoreductase 10.5 kDa subunit — encoded protein: MTAAKYAFTKSLREVRFLFCQTSEQSAAVRSFITRAYPTMKRSNPNIPILIREAAGTQPKVYARYERGTEKSKVLEGLSDKEIEDAVSGLVQPTQ